TTATTCAGAATGATATAATCACTATGAAGTTTTTGAAAGATAATTCTAAACAATCGACATTATTTTTTACATGTTATTAGCAACCAGACATGAGTAAAAAATATAGCTGGATGATAAGGAAGGGATTATTGATCTGCAACTTCATTTTATCGGCTTATGATGAATGTTTTCTGGTCGATAATGTAAACGCTTTTGGTAGTCGTAAAACATCTCCTGTAAAACATGGGGCGTGTTTTACTGTGTTTGATTGAAATAATAATAATAGGAGGTAAAAAGATGGTAGGGATTATCATTGCTAGTCATGGTGAATTTGCTAGTGGTATCTTGCAATCTGGAGAGATGATCTTTGGAGCACAAGAAAATGTAAAAGCTGTTACATTGATGCCTAGTGAAGGACCGGATGATGTAAAAGCCAAAATGAAAGAAGCAATCGCATCTTTCGATAACCAAGATGAAGTATTATTCTTAGTCGATCTTTGGGGTGGTACACCGTTTAATCAAGCCAACAGCTTGTTTGAAGATCACAAGGATAAATGGGCAATCGTTGCTGGCATGAACTTGCCAATGCTGATTGAAGCTTTTGCTTCACGTTTTTCAATGAACTCAGCACAAGAGATTGCTGCTCATATTCTTGGAACTGCTAAAGAAGGAGTTAAGGTAAGACCTGAAGAGTTAGAACCTAAAGAAACGGCTGCACCGGCTAATCAGCAGGTAAATGCAGCGGGCGCTCCTGGTAAATTTGAATATGTGCTGGCACGTATTGATTCTCGTTTGCTTCATGGACAAGTGGCGACAGCTTGGACCAAAACGACACAGCCTACACGTATCATCGTTGTATCTGATGTAGTATCCAAGGATGATCTTCGTAAGAAATTAATCCAACAAGCTGCACCACCGGGTGTAAAAGCACATGTTGTACCTGTACATAAAATGATTGAACTTGCTAAAGATGACCAACACTTCGGCGGTCAACGCGCATTGCTTCTTTTTGAAAACCCTCAAGATGCACTTAGAGCGGTTCAAGGAGGCGTCCCATTGGAGACAATCAATGTTGGTTCTATGGCACACTCACCTGGTAAGGTTCAACCTAACAAGGTGCTGGCATTCAACCAAGATGATATTGATGCTTTTGCAAAACTAAAAGAACTTGGTTTGAAATTCGATGTACGCAAAGTTCCGAATGATTCAAAAGGCAATATGGATGAAATTATCAAGAAGGCTCAGGAAGAGCTAAATAAACAAAAATAATCATGAGGATCAGAAAAAGGGAGGATGAATCATCATGGAATTGACTATTATTCAAATAATATTAGTCCTTTTCGTAGCATTTTT
The Pradoshia eiseniae DNA segment above includes these coding regions:
- a CDS encoding mannose/fructose/sorbose PTS transporter subunit IIA, with the protein product MVGIIIASHGEFASGILQSGEMIFGAQENVKAVTLMPSEGPDDVKAKMKEAIASFDNQDEVLFLVDLWGGTPFNQANSLFEDHKDKWAIVAGMNLPMLIEAFASRFSMNSAQEIAAHILGTAKEGVKVRPEELEPKETAAPANQQVNAAGAPGKFEYVLARIDSRLLHGQVATAWTKTTQPTRIIVVSDVVSKDDLRKKLIQQAAPPGVKAHVVPVHKMIELAKDDQHFGGQRALLLFENPQDALRAVQGGVPLETINVGSMAHSPGKVQPNKVLAFNQDDIDAFAKLKELGLKFDVRKVPNDSKGNMDEIIKKAQEELNKQK